Proteins from a genomic interval of Aureibacillus halotolerans:
- a CDS encoding ABC transporter permease — MLQYTVRRVLDLLPTLFVVAVIVFLVTRLIPGDPASVMLGPQATVEDIEQMRITLGLDQPILQQFISYIGDLLTGNLGTSIYYKEPVTALILERFPNTIVLSVCALFIALIVGIPAGIISATRQRSWLDYSVMVVSLLGVSMPVFWLGVMLVLFFSVQLGWFPSTGMGSMEDGLWSYVSHLILPSVTLATIPMATFARITRSAMLEVVSQDYIKTARAKGLKERYVIGKHAFKNALTPLLTVMGMQISLMLGGAVLTETIFSWPGMGRLVVDAIDKRDFMVVQGTVMFIAIIFVVINLIVDLLYKVVNPKVNYSSRKGGE, encoded by the coding sequence ATGCTACAATACACCGTCCGAAGAGTGCTTGATTTACTCCCGACCTTGTTTGTCGTCGCCGTTATTGTCTTCTTAGTCACTCGGTTGATTCCTGGAGACCCAGCAAGCGTTATGCTGGGTCCTCAGGCAACTGTAGAGGATATTGAGCAAATGAGAATAACATTAGGACTGGATCAACCAATCCTACAACAGTTTATTTCTTATATTGGCGATTTGCTGACAGGCAATCTCGGAACATCGATTTATTATAAAGAACCGGTTACTGCACTTATACTTGAACGATTTCCGAACACGATTGTGCTGTCGGTTTGCGCGTTGTTCATTGCATTAATTGTTGGTATTCCAGCTGGGATTATCTCGGCAACAAGACAACGTTCATGGCTTGATTATTCCGTGATGGTTGTTTCTTTATTAGGCGTATCAATGCCTGTTTTCTGGCTTGGCGTCATGCTTGTTTTGTTCTTTAGCGTTCAGCTCGGTTGGTTTCCCTCTACTGGAATGGGTTCGATGGAGGATGGGCTTTGGTCGTATGTTAGTCACCTCATTTTGCCAAGCGTCACACTGGCCACCATTCCAATGGCGACATTTGCTCGAATTACACGCTCTGCCATGCTGGAGGTTGTTTCACAGGATTACATTAAAACAGCTCGTGCAAAAGGGCTGAAAGAACGTTATGTCATTGGGAAACATGCGTTTAAAAATGCGTTAACACCACTTTTGACAGTTATGGGAATGCAAATTTCGCTGATGCTTGGCGGCGCGGTGCTCACAGAGACCATTTTTAGCTGGCCGGGCATGGGGCGACTCGTCGTAGACGCCATCGACAAGCGTGATTTCATGGTTGTTCAAGGAACCGTTATGTTTATTGCGATTATCTTTGTTGTTATTAACCTTATCGTCGATTTACTTTATAAAGTCGTTAATCCGAAAGTGAACTATTCATCTCGAAAGGGGGGAGAGTAA
- a CDS encoding ABC transporter substrate-binding protein: MKSLKWMTIALLILVLAACGGGASSNAGQNTEGQDTAATGEETEATGGNLRVALAATPKTLDPIAYTAVYESNVMKSIFDTLVQYNDDLSEIQPALATEWEVSDDLKTYTFTLRDDVSFQPGEFQDGRPMTAEDVKYSLERSSKESAMNRLRNVESVEVIGDNQVAVHMTEPYSALLAVLTDMGNAIVPKEEVEGHGDAFGQNPVGTGPFAFSDWAKDDFIKVTASETYWGDKPNLDGVEWSFISDGNMRANALRAGDIDVATEIAGQARALVQTDDKLKFLSTPGLSIEYLAFNMTEGPTSDLKVRQAMQMATNVEDIVKGAYQFGGATPARLPLPEASWGYDEAAAGKIPGYDVDAAKALLAETDYADGFSTELYVIEKRVPHATVFQTQMKENLNIDVEIKTLEWGTFSDTVSKGQAPLYIMGWSWYPDPEFFLYQMLHSNQIGALGNGGGYSNPEVDSLLTRATSETADQGERAELYKQALNIISEDLPHIDMTQVEITVGTTTKVNDYKVSPDGSITIVGNGTNVSLSE; the protein is encoded by the coding sequence ATGAAAAGTTTGAAATGGATGACAATCGCTTTGTTGATTCTTGTCTTAGCGGCTTGCGGTGGGGGAGCAAGCTCGAATGCTGGACAAAATACAGAAGGTCAAGACACTGCAGCTACAGGTGAAGAAACAGAAGCGACAGGGGGAAATTTACGAGTCGCTCTTGCAGCAACACCAAAAACACTTGACCCGATCGCGTACACTGCTGTGTATGAATCAAATGTCATGAAAAGTATTTTTGATACGTTGGTTCAATACAACGATGATCTTTCAGAGATCCAACCTGCGTTGGCAACAGAGTGGGAAGTATCTGATGATTTAAAAACGTACACGTTTACGCTTCGTGATGACGTTTCCTTTCAACCAGGGGAATTCCAAGATGGACGTCCAATGACAGCGGAGGACGTAAAATATTCTCTAGAGCGTTCTTCTAAAGAATCGGCAATGAATCGTCTACGTAACGTGGAAAGCGTTGAAGTGATTGGGGACAACCAAGTCGCTGTTCACATGACTGAGCCGTATTCTGCATTGTTGGCTGTTTTAACTGATATGGGAAATGCAATTGTTCCTAAAGAAGAAGTAGAAGGGCATGGCGATGCATTTGGACAGAATCCTGTAGGAACTGGTCCATTCGCTTTCTCAGATTGGGCAAAGGATGATTTCATTAAAGTAACCGCTTCAGAGACTTATTGGGGAGACAAGCCTAACCTTGATGGTGTTGAGTGGAGCTTTATTTCAGACGGCAATATGCGTGCCAACGCATTAAGAGCTGGTGACATAGATGTTGCTACAGAAATTGCAGGACAAGCTCGGGCACTCGTCCAAACCGATGACAAGCTTAAGTTTTTGTCGACACCTGGTCTTTCTATTGAATATTTGGCATTCAACATGACGGAAGGTCCAACAAGTGACCTTAAAGTACGACAGGCGATGCAAATGGCGACAAATGTAGAAGACATTGTGAAGGGCGCTTATCAGTTCGGTGGTGCGACACCAGCTCGCTTGCCGCTACCAGAAGCTTCATGGGGATATGATGAGGCAGCAGCAGGCAAAATTCCTGGTTATGATGTTGATGCAGCAAAAGCTCTTCTCGCTGAGACTGACTACGCCGATGGATTCAGTACAGAGCTTTATGTGATTGAAAAGCGTGTGCCTCACGCAACTGTTTTCCAGACACAAATGAAAGAAAACTTAAACATCGATGTTGAGATCAAAACGCTTGAATGGGGGACATTCAGCGATACAGTGTCTAAAGGACAAGCGCCTTTGTACATTATGGGATGGAGCTGGTATCCAGACCCTGAATTCTTCTTGTATCAAATGCTTCATAGCAACCAAATCGGTGCCCTTGGTAATGGAGGCGGCTATAGCAATCCTGAAGTAGATTCTTTACTCACGAGAGCAACTTCTGAAACAGCTGACCAAGGCGAGCGTGCTGAGCTTTACAAGCAAGCGCTGAACATTATTTCTGAGGATCTTCCTCACATTGATATGACGCAGGTGGAAATTACTGTTGGTACAACAACGAAAGTAAACGATTATAAAGTAAGCCCAGATGGATCGATTACGATTGTTGGAAACGGAACGAACGTATCTTTATCAGAATAA
- a CDS encoding acetylxylan esterase, whose product MREYLRQKHLYEAYVPDQTKPVDFDEFWKKALAQSKGVKLNVNRSPLKTAMKSVIAEKVTFHGTDGTLLAGVWVRPRHSAAGVPCLLRFHGYGGDRGSITQDAHWILQGYSVFSIDVRGHGESGDASPYAHGNNGSWVTQGILEPEHYYYRQVFIDGVRALDAVSEFPEVDASRIGLLGGSMGGGIVLGIAALDSRPKVVISDVPNLCDVGLAIYQKMEGSLQFVERFMARRPQHVEQVFQTLAYVDHVNLAERISARIRVSAAMRDFVCPPQTIFGMYNHLKTDKTIKVFPFSGHDAPGSPLHIEETIAFVKESLG is encoded by the coding sequence TTGAGGGAATATCTAAGACAAAAGCACCTTTACGAAGCCTATGTACCAGACCAAACAAAACCAGTAGATTTTGACGAATTTTGGAAGAAAGCATTAGCACAATCGAAGGGAGTCAAATTGAACGTCAACCGGTCGCCACTAAAAACAGCTATGAAAAGTGTTATTGCAGAAAAAGTCACGTTTCACGGAACAGACGGCACGCTACTTGCTGGCGTTTGGGTTCGACCCCGCCACAGTGCTGCTGGCGTGCCCTGCTTGCTGCGTTTTCATGGGTATGGTGGAGATCGTGGTTCCATCACCCAAGACGCACATTGGATTTTACAAGGGTATAGTGTTTTTTCCATCGATGTACGTGGTCACGGAGAAAGTGGAGATGCGTCGCCGTATGCACATGGCAATAACGGAAGTTGGGTCACACAGGGCATTTTAGAACCTGAACATTATTACTATAGACAAGTGTTTATTGATGGCGTGCGCGCATTGGATGCTGTAAGTGAATTTCCTGAGGTCGACGCCTCGCGAATTGGTTTGCTTGGAGGTAGTATGGGTGGAGGCATTGTCCTTGGTATTGCTGCACTGGATTCGCGGCCAAAGGTAGTGATCAGTGATGTCCCTAACCTTTGTGATGTCGGCCTTGCAATATATCAAAAAATGGAAGGTTCATTGCAATTCGTTGAGCGTTTTATGGCAAGAAGACCTCAGCATGTAGAGCAAGTGTTCCAAACGTTAGCGTATGTCGATCATGTAAATCTTGCCGAGAGGATATCCGCAAGAATTCGTGTGTCTGCTGCAATGCGAGACTTTGTTTGCCCACCGCAAACGATTTTCGGTATGTACAATCATTTAAAAACCGATAAGACGATAAAGGTTTTTCCGTTTTCAGGACATGATGCACCGGGCTCACCACTTCACATTGAAGAAACGATTGCTTTTGTAAAGGAGTCACTCGGATAA
- a CDS encoding ABC transporter ATP-binding protein: MSEAILSIHGLKKHFALKGSLFSTKVTAHVKAVDGVSFDVKRGETLGIVGESGCGKSTLARLVNQLIRPSAGEVIYEGKDLASLSKKDARAMRRNIQMVFQNPYASLDPRKTIRQLMLEPLVIHQVGTKKEREERVLSLLERVGLNRSHADRYPHEFSGGQRQRINIARALVLQPDIILCDEPVSALDVSVQAQVLNLLQELQKEFQLTYVFISHDLNVVRYLCDRIAVMYLGRVVEMGTSEELYSSPQHPYTKALLSAIPKSSPFEKKERTVLLGDVPSPVNPPSGCHFHERCPVAMAKCKTDSPVFKETIPGHQVACHLADTQGGN, encoded by the coding sequence TTGAGTGAAGCTATTTTATCAATTCATGGATTAAAGAAGCACTTTGCACTCAAAGGCAGTTTGTTTTCTACGAAGGTGACGGCTCATGTGAAGGCAGTAGATGGTGTCAGCTTTGATGTGAAGCGTGGTGAAACGCTTGGCATTGTTGGTGAATCTGGTTGTGGAAAATCAACGCTCGCGCGCTTGGTCAACCAGCTGATTCGACCATCAGCTGGTGAGGTCATTTACGAAGGCAAGGACTTAGCCTCGCTTTCAAAAAAAGACGCTCGTGCGATGCGAAGAAACATCCAAATGGTGTTTCAGAATCCATATGCGTCACTAGACCCGAGAAAAACCATTCGTCAGCTCATGCTTGAACCCCTTGTGATTCATCAGGTTGGGACGAAAAAAGAACGTGAGGAGCGGGTTCTCTCATTACTTGAGAGAGTCGGACTTAATCGCTCCCACGCAGATCGTTACCCTCATGAGTTTTCTGGCGGCCAGCGTCAGCGGATTAATATTGCCCGCGCCTTGGTTCTACAACCTGACATTATTTTATGTGACGAACCTGTATCAGCGCTTGATGTATCTGTCCAAGCTCAGGTGCTCAACTTGCTTCAAGAGCTGCAAAAGGAATTTCAACTCACGTATGTGTTTATTTCTCATGATTTAAATGTCGTTCGTTATTTATGTGATCGAATTGCTGTCATGTATTTAGGAAGAGTCGTTGAAATGGGGACATCAGAAGAGCTTTATTCATCTCCACAACACCCTTACACAAAAGCGTTACTCTCAGCCATTCCTAAGAGCAGTCCTTTTGAAAAAAAAGAGCGTACTGTATTGCTTGGAGATGTTCCAAGCCCAGTAAATCCACCATCAGGCTGTCATTTTCATGAAAGATGTCCTGTGGCTATGGCAAAATGCAAAACAGATTCACCTGTATTTAAAGAAACTATACCGGGACACCAAGTAGCGTGTCACCTCGCAGACACACAAGGAGGCAACTAG
- a CDS encoding DUF1177 domain-containing protein, translated as MSLKHVNELLEQMDQPGVSGETIKTYLHSISPSAHVEVLTIQGNEGSTDFVRVLVPGVNGKSSGGTAPTLGVIGRLGGIGARPEMTGFVSDGDGALASMSAAAKLLDMKEKGDHLTGDVWLTTHICPDAPTLPHEPVPFMDSPVDITTMNDYEVMPEMDAILAIDTTKGNLVVNHKGFAITPTIKEGYILKMSNDLLQVYTQTAGILPVTLPITMQDITPYGNDVYHVNSIVQPCTATTSPVVGVAITAQTAVAGCATGATHPVDVEQTVRFSIEVGKRFGQGQCAFYDVDEFARMENLYGKMTHLQTLGKTAEVS; from the coding sequence ATGTCATTAAAACATGTGAACGAATTACTTGAGCAAATGGATCAACCAGGCGTCTCAGGAGAAACGATAAAAACCTATTTGCACAGCATTAGCCCATCCGCTCATGTGGAGGTTCTAACGATTCAAGGCAATGAAGGATCGACTGATTTTGTTCGTGTCCTCGTTCCTGGAGTGAACGGAAAATCAAGTGGTGGAACAGCACCAACACTTGGCGTTATTGGACGTCTAGGCGGCATTGGTGCACGACCAGAAATGACAGGGTTTGTGTCTGATGGCGACGGCGCGTTGGCGAGCATGAGCGCAGCCGCAAAGCTTCTTGATATGAAGGAAAAAGGCGATCATCTGACCGGAGACGTTTGGTTGACAACACATATTTGTCCAGATGCACCAACGCTACCTCATGAACCTGTTCCATTTATGGATTCGCCAGTGGACATTACAACGATGAATGACTATGAAGTGATGCCAGAGATGGACGCCATTCTTGCCATTGACACAACAAAAGGCAATCTGGTCGTGAACCACAAAGGCTTTGCGATCACACCAACCATTAAAGAGGGCTATATTCTAAAAATGAGCAATGACTTATTACAGGTGTATACGCAGACGGCAGGCATTCTTCCTGTCACTCTTCCGATAACGATGCAAGACATTACGCCTTATGGCAATGATGTCTACCATGTGAACAGCATTGTTCAACCTTGTACGGCAACCACAAGCCCTGTTGTAGGTGTTGCAATTACTGCCCAAACCGCTGTTGCTGGTTGTGCAACCGGAGCGACACATCCTGTTGATGTAGAGCAAACCGTTCGCTTTTCAATCGAGGTAGGCAAACGATTCGGTCAAGGCCAATGTGCCTTTTATGATGTTGACGAATTTGCAAGAATGGAGAATCTGTACGGAAAAATGACACACTTGCAAACGCTTGGAAAAACCGCGGAGGTGAGCTAA
- a CDS encoding M20 family metallopeptidase, producing MQEMELLKQRLLQAVDEHQEELLGLVSSLIQIPSENPPKDSTDVTHFVYNYLKKNDIEMEIHEASPKMYNLVGKIGSPEGKKLIYCGHTDVVPAGDLSKWDFPPFSGEIVDGWMLGRGASDMKAGLGGIMFAAVLLKRLNVELPGELVLAIVPDEETGGEDGVPWLLENNLIHGDGSMIAEPSSPNHPTLAQKGSCWFKLTVTGVPGHGSLSPLEGVNAITDAIRAIAEIRKVYELEIEPPEEVKEILRVSNDYMRLHEREKYEGILEKISCNIGTIHGGTKSNVVPDSCTVEVDCRLPFGITQNEVYALIENKLDEMGIIYQIEPFGFRSNANFTSPNDPVCRAIVDNITYVTNEEAYGVMQWASSDARHFRDYNIPVLQYGPAYLPSIHGYNEKVKTEDIIRCAKVYLLAAIDFLNEPAS from the coding sequence ATGCAGGAAATGGAATTGCTCAAGCAACGTTTACTACAAGCCGTCGATGAGCATCAAGAGGAATTGCTCGGTTTAGTTTCGTCTTTGATTCAAATTCCAAGTGAAAACCCACCAAAGGATTCCACAGATGTGACTCATTTCGTTTATAATTATTTGAAGAAAAACGACATTGAGATGGAGATCCATGAAGCATCGCCGAAAATGTATAATCTTGTCGGCAAGATTGGTTCGCCTGAAGGGAAAAAGTTGATCTATTGCGGGCATACAGATGTTGTGCCCGCTGGTGATCTTTCCAAATGGGATTTCCCGCCGTTTTCAGGCGAGATTGTCGATGGATGGATGCTAGGTCGAGGCGCAAGCGATATGAAGGCAGGCCTTGGCGGTATTATGTTCGCGGCTGTCCTATTAAAGCGATTAAATGTTGAGTTGCCAGGTGAATTGGTGCTTGCCATCGTCCCTGATGAAGAAACAGGAGGAGAGGATGGGGTTCCGTGGTTGTTGGAAAACAACCTTATTCACGGTGATGGTAGTATGATCGCAGAACCATCTTCCCCAAATCACCCGACACTTGCACAAAAGGGCTCATGCTGGTTTAAGCTCACTGTCACGGGGGTCCCTGGACATGGCAGTTTGAGCCCGTTAGAAGGCGTGAACGCAATAACAGACGCGATCCGAGCGATTGCTGAAATACGCAAGGTATACGAGCTGGAAATTGAGCCGCCGGAAGAAGTGAAAGAAATTCTACGTGTTTCAAATGACTACATGCGACTTCATGAACGCGAGAAGTACGAAGGTATTCTTGAAAAAATCAGCTGCAATATCGGAACGATTCACGGTGGTACAAAATCAAATGTTGTTCCAGACTCATGTACAGTCGAAGTGGATTGCCGTTTGCCATTTGGCATTACGCAAAATGAAGTGTATGCCCTGATTGAAAATAAGCTTGATGAGATGGGGATTATCTATCAAATCGAGCCATTTGGTTTTCGAAGCAACGCCAATTTCACTTCACCAAACGATCCCGTCTGTCGAGCCATTGTCGATAATATCACTTATGTAACGAATGAAGAGGCTTATGGCGTTATGCAGTGGGCAAGCAGTGATGCAAGGCATTTTAGAGATTACAATATCCCCGTTCTTCAATACGGACCAGCGTATCTGCCAAGTATTCACGGCTATAATGAGAAGGTGAAAACAGAGGACATCATTCGCTGTGCAAAAGTGTATCTTCTTGCGGCAATTGATTTTTTAAATGAACCCGCCTCTTAA
- a CDS encoding ABC transporter ATP-binding protein codes for MATKEPLLHVDQLVVEFSSSDETVQAVNGVSFTLQEGETIGIVGESGSGKSVTATSILRLIPSPPGRIAGGSIHFRGQDLVHLKEKDMLGIRGNDIAMIFQDPMTSLNPVFTVGDQLYEVIRLHQKATKKEAHEKAIELLKRVGIPEPEKRLQMYPHEFSGGMRQRVMIAMALSCNPKLLIADEPTTALDVTVQAQILDLMRDLQAQFNTSIMLITHDIGVVWEMCDKVIVMYAGHTVEATTVGKLYEQPLHPYTWGLLDSQISEDTAHKELLRPIPGSPPDMRDAPKGCPFATRCAYAEDVCLTEKPMLQEVDEGHQVACHFQTATSRLTPKERRVSVE; via the coding sequence ATGGCGACGAAGGAGCCACTATTGCACGTAGACCAACTTGTCGTTGAGTTTTCGTCTTCAGACGAAACGGTGCAGGCAGTTAACGGCGTTAGCTTTACACTGCAGGAAGGGGAAACCATAGGCATTGTAGGGGAGTCTGGATCAGGCAAAAGTGTCACAGCCACCTCTATTCTGCGTCTCATCCCTAGTCCACCCGGCCGAATTGCAGGGGGATCCATCCACTTTCGCGGTCAAGACCTTGTTCATTTGAAAGAGAAAGACATGCTTGGCATTCGCGGAAACGACATTGCGATGATCTTCCAGGACCCAATGACAAGCCTTAACCCTGTTTTTACAGTTGGGGACCAATTGTATGAAGTGATTCGTTTGCATCAAAAAGCAACGAAAAAGGAAGCCCATGAGAAGGCGATAGAGTTATTAAAGCGTGTCGGGATTCCAGAGCCAGAAAAGCGGCTGCAAATGTATCCGCATGAATTTTCTGGAGGGATGCGGCAGCGCGTCATGATTGCAATGGCCTTGTCTTGTAATCCTAAGTTGCTGATTGCTGATGAACCAACAACAGCGCTTGATGTGACAGTGCAGGCACAAATACTTGATTTAATGCGTGATTTGCAAGCGCAATTTAATACGTCGATCATGCTCATCACGCACGACATCGGTGTCGTATGGGAAATGTGCGACAAGGTGATTGTTATGTATGCGGGTCATACGGTTGAAGCGACAACGGTAGGCAAGTTGTATGAACAGCCACTACACCCCTATACGTGGGGGTTGCTTGACTCGCAAATTTCAGAAGACACGGCGCATAAGGAATTGTTGCGACCTATCCCTGGGAGTCCACCTGATATGAGAGATGCACCTAAGGGATGCCCTTTTGCCACACGTTGTGCGTATGCAGAAGATGTTTGTCTGACAGAGAAGCCAATGCTGCAAGAGGTTGACGAAGGCCATCAGGTTGCCTGTCATTTTCAAACAGCGACGTCTCGGTTGACGCCAAAAGAGAGGAGGGTGTCTGTTGAGTGA
- a CDS encoding ABC transporter permease, producing the protein MKLRKRSGWFRRLLKNKIATVGLGIVVLMSLLAILAPWIATHPPNEMDVTKALLPPGTDGYLLGTDNYGRDVFSRIVYGARISLIVGIGAVAVGAIIGLILGLIAGFYGGFWDALIMRTMDGLFAFPFILLAITLMTVLGAGLVNVIIAVGVANIPGFARIIRGQVLSVKEEEFVEVTRSLGANDFRVLFHHILPNCMAPLIVYATMSIAGAIISEAALSFLGLGVQPPTASWGSILKDGKDFLVLSPHMATFSGLAILLSVLGFNLFGDGLRDALDPKMKL; encoded by the coding sequence ATGAAGCTTCGCAAGCGATCTGGCTGGTTTCGACGACTGTTAAAAAACAAGATCGCTACTGTAGGTCTTGGCATTGTTGTGCTTATGTCGCTGCTCGCGATCCTTGCCCCATGGATTGCCACGCATCCACCAAATGAGATGGATGTGACCAAGGCGTTGCTCCCTCCTGGCACGGATGGTTATTTGCTTGGCACAGACAATTATGGAAGAGATGTGTTTAGTCGCATTGTCTATGGCGCACGTATCTCACTTATTGTTGGAATTGGTGCTGTTGCTGTAGGAGCTATTATTGGCCTCATTTTAGGTTTAATCGCTGGATTTTATGGTGGTTTTTGGGACGCATTGATTATGCGTACGATGGATGGGCTGTTTGCCTTTCCATTTATCTTGCTTGCGATTACGTTAATGACGGTTTTAGGTGCAGGCTTAGTGAACGTCATTATTGCAGTCGGGGTAGCGAATATCCCTGGATTTGCCCGGATCATTCGGGGGCAAGTGTTGTCCGTCAAAGAGGAAGAATTCGTGGAAGTGACACGTTCACTCGGGGCAAATGATTTTCGGGTGCTCTTTCATCACATCCTTCCGAACTGTATGGCACCGCTCATTGTGTACGCAACGATGAGCATTGCTGGAGCGATTATATCCGAAGCAGCGTTAAGCTTCCTTGGCTTAGGGGTTCAACCGCCTACGGCCTCTTGGGGTAGTATTTTAAAGGATGGCAAGGACTTTCTTGTCTTAAGCCCACACATGGCCACTTTTTCTGGATTGGCTATTTTACTATCTGTATTAGGCTTCAACTTGTTTGGAGACGGTTTGCGCGATGCACTGGATCCAAAAATGAAACTGTAA
- a CDS encoding Ger(x)C family spore germination protein — protein MSSRQPFHVLLTILLLFLLTGCWDARAIEDVAFAVGFGYDKPESNDKIKVTYQFINTAAALEAQTKKYINITRESNSVHETIRDTSLQTYPVNSRHLKVLVIHHDLAEDIQIDKLINQVMKSNEVRRSCYVLISREPAQQIFSNEIANIVPVQQLKVLSRTIGYSNKKLPALTLGKMSSHLQEKVSFAIPEVRTDAGRNTLGGAFVVRGNLQKVVGHLNVRQTIGLNYLLGYEVGGTTTVNNDDKLRVFEVHDVKSKPKLTYSKQRGFEASFALQLTGRLSEDWNEDENSFKGNYLKLVEKKVEEDIKKSIEDLLTILQSDLKADVLKLHDLARIHHFDEYKNIKKEWDESIFPEIPIKVDVKATITDFGTKGATTKD, from the coding sequence ATGAGTAGCAGACAGCCATTCCATGTTTTACTTACCATTCTCTTGCTTTTTCTTTTAACTGGGTGCTGGGATGCCAGAGCCATTGAGGATGTTGCGTTTGCGGTTGGATTCGGATATGACAAACCTGAATCCAACGACAAGATCAAGGTCACTTATCAATTTATTAATACCGCCGCTGCCTTAGAGGCTCAGACGAAAAAGTACATTAATATCACTCGAGAGAGCAATAGTGTTCATGAAACAATTCGTGATACATCCTTGCAAACGTACCCTGTAAACAGTCGTCATCTTAAAGTGTTAGTTATTCATCATGACCTGGCAGAAGACATTCAAATTGATAAGTTAATTAATCAGGTCATGAAAAGCAATGAAGTGCGGAGGAGCTGTTATGTGCTCATTTCTAGAGAGCCTGCCCAACAGATTTTTTCAAATGAAATAGCCAATATAGTTCCCGTTCAGCAGTTAAAAGTGCTCTCAAGAACGATTGGGTACTCTAATAAGAAACTGCCCGCATTAACGTTAGGAAAGATGTCGTCTCATTTGCAGGAAAAGGTAAGTTTTGCTATACCGGAAGTCCGTACAGATGCGGGAAGAAATACATTAGGTGGCGCATTTGTTGTGCGTGGAAATTTGCAGAAGGTGGTCGGTCATCTCAATGTACGCCAGACAATCGGATTGAATTATTTACTTGGCTATGAGGTTGGGGGAACCACAACGGTCAATAACGATGACAAACTGCGTGTGTTTGAGGTGCACGATGTGAAATCGAAACCAAAACTTACCTACTCGAAGCAAAGGGGGTTTGAAGCAAGCTTTGCATTACAATTAACAGGACGTTTGTCTGAGGATTGGAATGAAGATGAAAATTCGTTTAAAGGCAATTATTTAAAGCTGGTTGAGAAAAAAGTAGAGGAGGACATTAAAAAATCCATCGAGGATCTGCTGACAATTCTTCAAAGTGACTTGAAAGCGGATGTACTAAAGCTTCATGACCTCGCAAGAATTCATCATTTTGATGAATACAAGAATATAAAAAAGGAATGGGATGAATCAATTTTTCCTGAAATTCCGATTAAAGTAGATGTCAAAGCGACCATTACTGATTTTGGTACAAAGGGGGCAACAACTAAAGATTAA